The following coding sequences lie in one Spirosoma sp. KUDC1026 genomic window:
- a CDS encoding SusC/RagA family TonB-linked outer membrane protein, whose amino-acid sequence MLIAMPSIVQAQNEKVVTGKVTDPGGTLGLPGVTVQIKGTTKGTTTDGNGQYRLADVTANNVLVFSSIGYVSQEVTVGTRTTIDITLAEDNKTLSEVVVVGYGNQRSKDVTGAVQSVGPKDFNKGVIASPEQLLQGRVAGVQITPSSGEPGAPINVQIRGTASLRGGNNPLFVIDGVPLDGGSSSDGGADFGGGSSAARNPLAFLNPSDIENISVLKDASAAAIYGARGANGVVLITTKKGKAGAPIFNFSASGAVSSPQKRYDLLNASEFVSAAVAAGGDRAVLDRGSNTNWQDQVFRTAVSQIYNVGFGGGTQDTRYFFSLGYQDQQGIIKNSFQKRITGRINASHELFNDKVIIDINATTSGINDRYAQTGENAGAQGNLIGAVIQANPTYPVFDTNGDYFQPGGDYRNPVALLNYINDRGTTNRTLANASVTWKIIDGLQAKANFGIDNSTAIRETALDSRLRANYTVPLIPALNTVATVYRDNSTGLGGGAYVQNRYRNSRLSEYTLNYNKAIGKSNLDALLGFSYQIFQDKNNYLAAGNFPYNESSLSYLDNIGSANANNRTSFGSGSGRGQNELQSFFGRVNYSIQDKYLLTGTLRVDGSSRFGLNNKYGYFPSIAAAWRLSEEEFIPKDIFTDLKLRVNYGVTGNQDFAGGASKIIFQLNADGSQTQLNNPNPNLKWEQNNTIGAGIDFSILKGKLGGTIDYFHKAVTNTLFQVFYAQPAAVQYRWVNLPGEVINAGVELNLTYQAVQTAKFGWEVLYNMTFLKNTVKDLGTVVPTGTINGQGLSGAYAQTIRDGYPIFAFFMPRFTGYDNNGFATYADNGATAFQGAPLPKIRLGLTNNFTYGNFNASLFFNGQFGGYIYNNTANALFLKGPLRSGRNVSPEAANSAESPLNPGSVSTRFLEKSDYIRLSNASIGYRFNLPQGSVAKSLTVSLAGQNLLLFTGYSGLNPDVNTVKYLNNIPSLGIDYTPYPASRTVTLGLNVGF is encoded by the coding sequence ATGCTGATTGCAATGCCAAGCATTGTTCAGGCACAAAATGAGAAAGTTGTTACGGGTAAAGTGACTGATCCGGGTGGAACATTAGGGTTGCCTGGTGTAACAGTTCAGATAAAAGGGACTACCAAAGGAACTACTACCGACGGCAATGGTCAATACCGCTTGGCTGATGTTACAGCCAATAACGTACTGGTTTTTAGCTCGATTGGATACGTATCGCAGGAAGTCACCGTTGGAACCCGCACAACAATCGACATTACGCTTGCCGAAGATAACAAAACGCTGAGCGAAGTTGTCGTTGTTGGTTACGGGAATCAGCGGTCGAAAGACGTGACGGGTGCCGTTCAGTCGGTTGGGCCTAAAGATTTTAACAAAGGTGTTATTGCATCGCCCGAGCAGTTGCTTCAGGGCCGGGTTGCGGGTGTGCAGATTACCCCATCAAGTGGTGAGCCGGGTGCACCCATTAACGTACAGATTCGGGGTACAGCTTCCCTGCGCGGTGGTAACAATCCCCTGTTCGTAATTGATGGTGTCCCACTGGACGGTGGTAGTTCCAGCGATGGCGGTGCTGATTTTGGTGGTGGCTCCTCGGCGGCACGTAACCCACTGGCATTCCTGAACCCATCCGATATTGAAAATATTTCGGTTCTGAAAGATGCATCGGCGGCTGCTATCTACGGCGCCCGGGGTGCAAACGGCGTCGTTCTGATCACGACGAAAAAAGGGAAAGCTGGCGCGCCAATCTTTAACTTCTCTGCTTCAGGGGCTGTGTCAAGTCCACAGAAACGGTACGACCTCTTAAATGCTTCTGAGTTTGTCAGCGCAGCTGTAGCGGCTGGTGGCGATCGGGCCGTTCTTGACAGAGGATCGAATACAAACTGGCAGGATCAGGTTTTCAGAACGGCTGTGAGTCAGATATACAACGTTGGTTTTGGTGGCGGTACGCAAGACACCCGCTACTTCTTTTCGTTAGGTTACCAAGATCAGCAAGGGATTATCAAAAATTCGTTCCAGAAGCGGATTACGGGCCGGATCAACGCGTCGCATGAACTATTCAATGACAAAGTTATCATTGATATTAATGCAACAACATCGGGGATAAACGACCGTTACGCACAAACAGGAGAAAATGCCGGAGCACAGGGTAACCTGATTGGTGCTGTTATCCAAGCCAACCCGACATACCCTGTGTTCGATACGAACGGTGATTATTTCCAGCCAGGAGGTGACTATCGGAACCCAGTTGCCCTGTTGAACTACATTAACGACCGGGGCACAACAAACAGGACGTTAGCCAATGCCAGCGTTACCTGGAAAATCATCGATGGTTTACAGGCAAAAGCAAATTTCGGTATCGATAACTCAACGGCTATTCGTGAAACGGCTCTCGACTCCCGTCTACGTGCCAACTACACAGTTCCTCTTATTCCGGCGCTGAACACAGTTGCTACGGTGTATCGTGATAATTCGACTGGCTTAGGCGGTGGTGCTTACGTACAAAACCGTTACAGAAACTCTCGTTTATCTGAATACACACTGAACTACAACAAGGCAATCGGAAAAAGTAATCTGGACGCCTTACTAGGGTTCTCGTATCAGATTTTCCAAGATAAAAACAACTACCTGGCTGCTGGTAACTTCCCCTACAACGAAAGTTCGCTAAGCTACCTGGATAACATTGGCTCGGCCAACGCAAACAACCGGACGTCGTTCGGTTCTGGATCGGGTCGTGGTCAAAATGAGCTTCAGTCGTTCTTTGGTCGTGTAAACTATAGCATTCAGGATAAATACCTGTTGACAGGTACGTTGCGGGTTGATGGTTCGTCTCGTTTCGGTTTGAACAACAAGTACGGCTATTTCCCGTCAATTGCTGCGGCATGGCGTCTGTCGGAAGAAGAGTTTATCCCGAAAGACATCTTTACCGATCTGAAACTCCGCGTAAACTACGGCGTAACGGGTAACCAGGATTTTGCTGGCGGTGCTTCTAAAATCATTTTCCAGCTCAACGCCGATGGTTCTCAAACGCAGTTGAACAACCCGAACCCCAACCTGAAATGGGAACAGAACAACACCATTGGGGCGGGTATCGACTTCTCAATCCTGAAAGGCAAACTGGGTGGTACGATTGATTATTTCCACAAGGCCGTTACAAACACGTTGTTCCAGGTATTCTACGCGCAACCGGCCGCTGTACAGTACCGCTGGGTGAACCTGCCCGGCGAAGTTATCAACGCCGGTGTAGAATTGAACTTAACGTATCAGGCGGTACAAACGGCTAAATTTGGCTGGGAAGTATTGTATAACATGACTTTCCTGAAAAATACGGTAAAAGATCTGGGAACAGTAGTACCAACGGGGACCATCAATGGTCAAGGTCTGTCTGGTGCTTACGCACAGACGATTCGCGACGGTTATCCGATCTTCGCCTTCTTTATGCCGAGATTCACAGGCTACGATAACAACGGGTTTGCAACTTATGCTGACAATGGTGCAACTGCGTTCCAAGGAGCTCCACTACCCAAGATTCGGCTGGGTCTGACGAATAACTTTACTTATGGTAATTTCAACGCCAGCCTTTTCTTCAACGGTCAATTCGGTGGTTATATCTATAACAACACTGCGAATGCGTTATTCCTGAAAGGGCCACTGCGCTCTGGACGTAACGTATCACCTGAGGCTGCTAATAGTGCTGAAAGTCCACTTAACCCAGGCTCAGTATCGACCCGATTCCTGGAAAAAAGTGATTATATCCGGTTGAGTAACGCATCGATTGGCTACCGCTTTAATCTGCCACAGGGCAGCGTAGCCAAATCGTTGACCGTATCGCTGGCTGGTCAGAACCTGTTACTCTTCACAGGCTACTCAGGACTGAATCCAGACGTGAATACGGTTAAATACCTGAACAACATTCCCTCGCTAGGCATCGATTATACGCCTTACCCTGCATCGCGGACTGTTACTCTTGGTTTGAACGTCGGTTTTTAA